The following DNA comes from Bradyrhizobium sp. SK17.
ACAGTGATAAGTTATAGTTCGCCAGGGACCGGATCTGCGCAGTCGAAACTCCGAGGCATTCATGACCAAACACCTCTCGCTCGTCGGCGCACCTTCGGTGGAGGCACTGCCACCCTCGGGGCTTGCCTGTCTCGTCATCGTGGCAAGACAGCACGGCCTGCACCTGACCCCGTCACAACTGATCCATGACAACCTGCTGGGCGATCAGGAAGTCACGCTGCCCGAACTGCTGAAATGCGCGAATTCCTCCGGCATGACGGCAAAGGCCGTCACGCTGGACTGGAAGGGACTGAGTCATCTCAAGCGGGCGCTGCCGGCCATCGTTCGCCTGCGCGACGGCAGCCACATGGTGTTGCTGCGCCTCGAAGGCGATGAGAGCAGCTCCCGGGTCGTGTTGCAGGATCCGAATGCGAGCGAGGATGCACTGCTCGTCATCGATCAACCGCGCTTCGAGGACATCTGGTCGGGCGACGTCGTCATGGCCAAGCGCGATTACGAGATTTCCGACGAGACCCAGCCATTCAGCTTCGGATTCGTCACCGCATTGCTGTTCCGCGAGCGACGCATCCTGCGCGACGTCGCGCTGGCCGCGCTGATCCTGGGCTTCATGGGCCTGGCGCCGATCATGTTCTGGCGGCTGCTCTCGGACAAGGTGATTTTCTACAAGGCCTACAACACGTTCTACGTGCTGTGCCTCGCGATGTTCGTGGTCATCATGTTCGAGGCGGCGTTCTCGTTCCTGCGGCAATATCTCGTTCAGCGCCTGACGGCGCGCCTCGACGTCAAGCTGTCGACCTATGTGTTCGAGAAGATGCTCAATCTGCCGATCGACTACTTCGAGCAGAACCCGGTCGGCCTGGTTTCCCGCGATATCCGCGAAGTGTTCCGCATTCGCGGCTTTCTGACCGGCCAGTTGTTCGGGACCATCCTGGATTCGACCACGCTGTTCTTCTTCCTTCCCGTCATGTTCTTCTTCAGTCCGATCATGACGCTGATGGTGCTTGCCTTTGCCGGGGTGATCGTGACCTGGCTGATCCTGATGCTCCCGGCCTATCGCAAGAAGTCCTCGGCGACCCTGGCGGCCGAGGGCGCGCAGGGAGCGTTCCTGATCCAGAGCCTCAACGGCATCCGGACCATCAAATCGCTGGCGCTCGATGCGCGCCAGCGCCACATGTGGGATGTGCTGGTCGCGCGTGTCGCCAAGGCGCGGCTGGCGGAAGGCATGACCGGAACCGCGATCCAGACCGTGGTGCGTCCACTGGAGCGGCTGGCGGTGAGTGCGCCCTATGCGCTCGGCGTCTACATCGCGGTGTCGAGCGGCGATCCGGTCTATGTCGGCGCGCTGTTTGCCTTTCTGATGCTGTCGCAACGGGTTGCCGGCCCGCTGATGCAGATGGCCCAGCTCATCAACCAGTATGACGAGGCGCGCACCGCGGTCACCATCGTCGGCAGGCTGGTAAACCAGCCGGCCGAGGAAGGCCGCTCCGGCCATGGCGTGCGGGCGCCGCTGAAGGGGTTGGTCGAATTCTCCGGTGTCACGTTCAAGTACAAGGGCGCCGTATCGCCGGCGCTGAACAACATCTCGTTCGAAATTCCGCTCGGCACGACGCTCGGCGTGATGGGCAAGAGCGGTTCCGGAAAGACCACGATCACGCGGCTGCTGCAGCGCCTGCACTCCGACTATGGCGGCCTGATCAAGGTCGACGGCATCGATGTCCGCGAGTACGATGTCGACCATCTCCGGCGCAATGTCGGCGTCGTGCTGCAAGAGAATTTCCTGTTCAGCGGCACCATCCGCGAAAACATCGCGGCCGCAAAGCCCGACGCGACCTTCGACGACATCGTCAGGGCGGCACGATTGGCCGGTGCCGAGGAGTTCATCGACAAGCTGCCACGCGGCTACGAGACCTATGTCTATGAGGGCTCCACCAACCTCTCGGGTGGCCAGCGCCAGCGCCTCGCGATCGCGCGCGCGTTGATCGTCAATCCGCCGATCCTGATCCTGGACGAAGCGACCAGCGCGCTCGATGCGGAGAGCGAAACGATCGTCAACGCGAATATTTCGCGGATCGCGCACGGCCGCACGCTGATCATCATCTCGCACCGCCTGTCGTCGCTGACCAAGGCCGATGCGATCCTCGTGCTCAATCGCGGCGTGGTCAACGATATCGGCCGCCACGAGGAGCTCCTGGAGCGCAACGACATCTACAGCTCGCTCTGGTACCAGCAGAATACGCATCTCGTGCCGACGGGGCGCACCGAGAAGAACTTCAGGAGTCCGACCCTTGTCTCCTAATCAAGCCTCGCTCGCGACCGTCCGCCAGTTCCAGTCCGAGACCGACGCCATCCGCGAAGCGGCCGAGCCGCTGCTGGCTCGCGCGACGCTGTTCGTGCTGGCAGCGTTCCTCGCATCCGTCGTGGCGATCATGTGCTTCACGCGTGTCGACCGGGTGATCACGAGTGTGGCCGGCAGGATCGTTCCGGTCGATCAGATCAACGTGCTGCAAGCCCTCGATGCCTCGATCATCAAGACGATCGATATCAGGGAAGGTCAACAGGTCGAGACGGGACAATTGCTTGCGACCCTGGATTCCACGTTTACCGCTGCCGATGTCACACAGTACAAGCTTCAGATTGCGAGCCTTGACGCGCAGGTCGCCCGCGACGAGGCCGAATTGTCGGGCAAGCCGTTGTCGTACGGCCAATCCAACGATCAGGACGTCACCAGGTACAACGCCTTGCAGAAGGCGCTCTATGACCAGCGCGTCGCCCAGTACAGCGCGCAGGTGACCAGCTACGATTCCAAGATCAGCCAGACCGAAGCGACCATCCAGAAGGCGAAGAAGGACGACGAGCGGTACAGTCAACGCGCCGATATCGCCGGCAAGATCGAGGACATGCGCTCGACGCTCGCCGAAAGCGGCAGCGGGTCCAAGCTGAACCTGTATCTGTCGCAGGACAATCGCCTGGAGCTGCTGCGCCAGATCGACAACACGCACAACACCCTGCTGGAAGCGCAACACCAGCTGGATTCGTTGAAGGCGGATCGCAAGGCCTTCATCGAGCAATGGAACGCACAGCTGAGCCAGGACCTGGTCACGACCCGCAACAATCTGGATACCGCCCGCTCGCAATACGACAAGGCGGTCAAGCACCAGGACCTGGTCCGGTGGACGGCGGCCGAGCCGTCGGTCGTCCTGACGCTCGCCAAGCTTTCGGTCGGATCGGTGCTGAAGCCGGGCGATCCCTTCATCACCTTGATGCCGCTCAAGACGCGGCTCGAGGCCGAGATCCAGATCCTGTCGCGCGACGTCGGCTTTGTCCGGCCGAACGATCCCTGCACGATGAAGATCGACGCCTTCAACGCCGCAGAGCACGGCACGGCGGAAGGCAAGATCCGCTGGATCAGCGAAGGCGCGTTCACGACCGATGACGACGGCAAGCCGGTCGATGCCTACTACAAGGCGCGCTGCTCGGTCGACCAGACCAACTTCAAGGATGTTCCGAAGAACTTCCGCCTCATCCCCGGCATGACGCTACAGGGCGACGTCAATGTCGGGACCCGCTCGGTGGCGATGTATCTGCTCGGCGGCATGCTGCGCAGTGCAAAAGAAGCGATGCGTGAACCATGACGGTGTCGACGCGATCGTTGCTGGACCGGCTCCGACCCGGTTCGTCCCGTTCCGACGCCAAGCAGTTTGAACGGGGGCTGGAGGCTTACGAGAACCGGCAGTATCTCGAGGCGTTGCGCCTCTGGAAGCTTGCGTCGGAGGCGGGCAATCCGGAGGCGGACTACCGGATAGGGCTGCTGTACGCCCGGAACGAGGGCGTGATCGGCAACATTCCCGACGCGGTCGTGTGGTATGAACGCGCCGCGCTGAGCGGACATACCGAAGCGCAATTCCAGCTTGGCTTGATCTACTTCAACGGGGTCAAGCCGATGGTCGGACCGAACCGGCCCGAGATGTGGCGGCAATCCACCGCGGCTCGTCTCGGCGAGAGGGCGACCAACCTCCACGAGCTGGTGTTCCCGAATGGAATCGGCGTGGCGAAGGACGTCGACGCCGCGTTCCTCTGGATGTCGGTAGCGGCGGAGGCCGGCAAGGCGGAGGCGCAAGCCATTCTCGGCGACATGTATGCCAACGGACTCGGCTGCACCAAGGATCATGCCGTCGCCCTGCGCTGGTACGAGGCCGCGGCCGGGCAGAAGGCGGCGTCGGGCGAATTCGCGCTCGGCGACGTGTATTATCAGGGGCGCGGCGTTCCGGTCGATTTCGCGCAGGCCGCGATCTGGTATCACAAGGCCGCGGAGCAGGGCCATGTGCGCGCGCAGGTTGCGCTGGCGTTCATGTGCCTCAAGGGCACCGGCCTGCCCGAAAACGTCGAGGAAGCGGCGCGGCTGTTCCAGAGCGCGGCCGCTCATGACGACACCATCGCGCTCTACAACATCGCGTTGTTGCGGTTGGGCGGCAAGGGGATCGCCAAGGATCTCGACAAGGCCGAGACCGCGCTGCGCAAGGCCGCGCGCAAGGACTACCTGCCGGCGATCCAGGCGCTGGCCGAGTTCTATGCGCTCGGCAGCGCCGCCGAGCCGGACCTGCGCGAGGCGGCCTATTGGTACGAGAGGGCGGCCGAACGCAGCGATGTGCAGGCGCAGTTCTTCACCGGGCGCTTCTACGCCACCGGCACCGGCGTTTCGCCCAGCATCCGGCAGGCCGCGAAATGGTTCGAGCGCGCGGCCGAGAGCGGCCACGCCACGGCGGCTCACAACATCGCGGTGTTCTATCTCAACGGCAACGGTGTGACACGCGATGTCGCGACGGCCATCAAGTGGTTCGAACGCGCCTCCGAGGGTGGCATCAGCGCCGCGGGCGTGCAGCTCGGACGGCTTTACGCGGCGGGTAACGGCGTGCCGCGCGATCAGGTGCGCGCAGCCGAGTGGTTGAGCAAGGCCGCCAAGGGCGGCGACGCCGATGCGAAGACGGCCTACGCCGTGTTTCTGATCCAGGATGAGCCGTCGGAAGAGCGCCTTGCGCAAGCGCGTGCCCTGCTGACCGACGCCGCCGAGGTGGGCCATCCGGCCGCGGCATTCCAGCTCGGCGGGCTGCACATGGGAAGGTCCGGCGGCACCGCGGATTTTCCGGCCGCGGTGCAGTGGTTCAAGCGCGCGGCGAGTGCCGGCCATGTCGAGGCCCAGCACACGCTCGCGCTGCTGTATTCCGATCCCAAGAGCGGCCTCGGGGATCCGCAGGCCGCCGCGAGCTGGATCGTCAAGGCCGCCGGCGGCGGCAACGCTGCGGCCCAGTTCAAGCTCGCGGTGATGTATTGCACCGGGCAGGGCGTCGAGCAGGACCTTGCCCAGGGCGTGACATGGTACGAGGCGGCGGCGCGTCAGGGCCACACCACGGCGCAATACAACCTTGCCGTGATGCTGGGCCGGGGACAGGGCCGCGAGGCCGATCCGGCGAAGGCGGCCGAGTGGTTCGAGGCTGCGGCGAGGCAGGGCATGGTCGAAGCCCAGCTCGCGATCGGCGATGCGCTGCGCGCCGGCAACGGCGTCGCGCAGGATCGTGACCAGGCCTTGCATTGGTATCGGCAAGCCGCACGGCAGAACAACGAAGGAGCGCTGCGTCGTCTGCAGGCCATGGGCGAGAGCGTCGGCTGAGATCGTTGGAGGCGGACGTTTCGCCGCGCGCGCGAAGATGTCGAACAGCTTTGTTTCCAGGCGTGAAGGCACGCAATCAGGCACGTCGGCGTGACAATCTAGGCAGAACCAACGATGGCTTTCATATCGAGGACAGCGCGAGTGCGTTAATGTGATAGGCCCGGAACAAAAGTTATGTCGATCTTAGATTGTGTGATAGTGAGCGATAAGCTCCGGGGATCGGGACCTGGGCGTGTCGGAAGGGCGATGTGATCATCTCGGGATCGAGCTTGTGCGGCACCGAGAAAGAAACTGGAGCCGACGTTAAACGTTGGCAGGAGATCGGGTAGCGATGAACAAGATTGTGGAACGGAGCGTCAGGGATACCAAGGATATGCTGCCCGTTGCCAGTCCGGTTCAACAGGAGGATCTTCCGCAGAGCTTGTTCCTGGATCCCGACATAACGGATCTCAAGTCAGGACCGAGGTTGCGCGGTGCGATCCTCGAATATTCGGGACGCGGGATTTCCGGCTGGATCGTCGATTCCCAGTCGCCGGCCGCGACCGTTTCGATATCGCTCTTCATCGCTTCGCACTGTGTCGAAGAGGGACGCACCGGACGATCGATGCCGGCCAGCATCGGTCCGCGGAGCGTGATCGGGCGTCCCGGATTTCGCATCGATCTGTCCACGCCCGGCGTGCGCCGTCGTCTGGCGCGCGCTCTCAGGAACGCGCTCGTCGAGCCCAAACATGCGCAGATCTATCTCCGCATCAGCCTCAACGACGGCGAGTACTACGAGATACCCCTGTTCGAGAGCTTTACGCCGGCCGAGGTGGTCGTTGCGCTCGGCTTCTCGACCGAGGATTACGACGACCTGTTGTTTCCGAACAACGACCACAGAGTCGTTGCGGGATCGGCGGACGCCTCCAGCAAGGAGGTGCGCTACATCTGTTTCTATTTGCCGCAATTCCACTCATTCGAGGAGAATGACAGGTGGTGGGGACCGGGGTTCACCGAATGGACCAACGTCGCGCGGATGCGCGCCCAGTTTCCGGCGCATGAATC
Coding sequences within:
- a CDS encoding HlyD family type I secretion periplasmic adaptor subunit, with translation MSPNQASLATVRQFQSETDAIREAAEPLLARATLFVLAAFLASVVAIMCFTRVDRVITSVAGRIVPVDQINVLQALDASIIKTIDIREGQQVETGQLLATLDSTFTAADVTQYKLQIASLDAQVARDEAELSGKPLSYGQSNDQDVTRYNALQKALYDQRVAQYSAQVTSYDSKISQTEATIQKAKKDDERYSQRADIAGKIEDMRSTLAESGSGSKLNLYLSQDNRLELLRQIDNTHNTLLEAQHQLDSLKADRKAFIEQWNAQLSQDLVTTRNNLDTARSQYDKAVKHQDLVRWTAAEPSVVLTLAKLSVGSVLKPGDPFITLMPLKTRLEAEIQILSRDVGFVRPNDPCTMKIDAFNAAEHGTAEGKIRWISEGAFTTDDDGKPVDAYYKARCSVDQTNFKDVPKNFRLIPGMTLQGDVNVGTRSVAMYLLGGMLRSAKEAMREP
- a CDS encoding peptidase domain-containing ABC transporter — its product is MTKHLSLVGAPSVEALPPSGLACLVIVARQHGLHLTPSQLIHDNLLGDQEVTLPELLKCANSSGMTAKAVTLDWKGLSHLKRALPAIVRLRDGSHMVLLRLEGDESSSRVVLQDPNASEDALLVIDQPRFEDIWSGDVVMAKRDYEISDETQPFSFGFVTALLFRERRILRDVALAALILGFMGLAPIMFWRLLSDKVIFYKAYNTFYVLCLAMFVVIMFEAAFSFLRQYLVQRLTARLDVKLSTYVFEKMLNLPIDYFEQNPVGLVSRDIREVFRIRGFLTGQLFGTILDSTTLFFFLPVMFFFSPIMTLMVLAFAGVIVTWLILMLPAYRKKSSATLAAEGAQGAFLIQSLNGIRTIKSLALDARQRHMWDVLVARVAKARLAEGMTGTAIQTVVRPLERLAVSAPYALGVYIAVSSGDPVYVGALFAFLMLSQRVAGPLMQMAQLINQYDEARTAVTIVGRLVNQPAEEGRSGHGVRAPLKGLVEFSGVTFKYKGAVSPALNNISFEIPLGTTLGVMGKSGSGKTTITRLLQRLHSDYGGLIKVDGIDVREYDVDHLRRNVGVVLQENFLFSGTIRENIAAAKPDATFDDIVRAARLAGAEEFIDKLPRGYETYVYEGSTNLSGGQRQRLAIARALIVNPPILILDEATSALDAESETIVNANISRIAHGRTLIIISHRLSSLTKADAILVLNRGVVNDIGRHEELLERNDIYSSLWYQQNTHLVPTGRTEKNFRSPTLVS
- a CDS encoding SEL1-like repeat protein, which gives rise to MTVSTRSLLDRLRPGSSRSDAKQFERGLEAYENRQYLEALRLWKLASEAGNPEADYRIGLLYARNEGVIGNIPDAVVWYERAALSGHTEAQFQLGLIYFNGVKPMVGPNRPEMWRQSTAARLGERATNLHELVFPNGIGVAKDVDAAFLWMSVAAEAGKAEAQAILGDMYANGLGCTKDHAVALRWYEAAAGQKAASGEFALGDVYYQGRGVPVDFAQAAIWYHKAAEQGHVRAQVALAFMCLKGTGLPENVEEAARLFQSAAAHDDTIALYNIALLRLGGKGIAKDLDKAETALRKAARKDYLPAIQALAEFYALGSAAEPDLREAAYWYERAAERSDVQAQFFTGRFYATGTGVSPSIRQAAKWFERAAESGHATAAHNIAVFYLNGNGVTRDVATAIKWFERASEGGISAAGVQLGRLYAAGNGVPRDQVRAAEWLSKAAKGGDADAKTAYAVFLIQDEPSEERLAQARALLTDAAEVGHPAAAFQLGGLHMGRSGGTADFPAAVQWFKRAASAGHVEAQHTLALLYSDPKSGLGDPQAAASWIVKAAGGGNAAAQFKLAVMYCTGQGVEQDLAQGVTWYEAAARQGHTTAQYNLAVMLGRGQGREADPAKAAEWFEAAARQGMVEAQLAIGDALRAGNGVAQDRDQALHWYRQAARQNNEGALRRLQAMGESVG